Proteins encoded in a region of the Zea mays cultivar B73 chromosome 4, Zm-B73-REFERENCE-NAM-5.0, whole genome shotgun sequence genome:
- the LOC103654235 gene encoding uncharacterized protein, which translates to MEKQYADVLAPPKDCVAPKKFGLKVVQKLTKRNSTVPYTVPEDLGILLNTLKRLLDVLRPRIESHLKSWSSCIPNGGNSAAIGEKLSEVTVTLRAKFRNYMQAVVEKLSENTRMQNTTKLKKIIQDSKELVLESDIRTRMQALKDQLIQAINHVHKVSEVHVFVAICRGFWDRMGQDVLSFLENRKENKAWYKGARVAISVLDDTFASQLQQLLGNTIPPKDLEPPRSVVEVRSILCKDAPRQKNSSFYY; encoded by the exons ATGGAAAAACAATATGCGGATGTTTTGGCTCCACCAAAGGATTGTGTTGCACCAAAGAAATTCGGCCTCAAAGTTGTCCAAAAACTCACAAAGCGCAATTCAACGGTGCCCTATACCGTACCTGAAGAT CTTGGCATTCTCTTGAATACATTGAAAAGACTACTTGATGTTTTGCGACCTCGGATTGAGAGTCACTTGAAGTCATGGAGTTCTTGTATACCTAACGGAGGAAATTCTGCGGCCATTGGAGAAAAACTTAGTGAAGTTACAGTGACATTGAGAGCTAAATTCCGAAATTACATGCAAGCGGTTGTTGAGAAGCTTTCTGAGAAT ACCCGTATGCAAAATACCACAAAGCTCAAAAAGATCATTCAGGATTCAAAAGAGTtggtgcttgaatctgatatccgCACCAGGATGCAGGCGTTGAAGGATCAGCTAATTCAGGCGATAAATCATGTGCACAAAGTCTCTGAAGTACATGTTTTTGTAGCCATATGCCGAGGTTTTTGGGACCGGATGGGACAG GATGTGCTGAGTTTCCTGGAGAATCGCAAAGAAAATAAAGCCTGGTATAAAGGTGCACGAGTCGCAATCTCC GTATTGGATGATACTTTCGCATCCCAGCTGCAACAGCTGCTAGGCAATACAATCCCGCCGAAGGACCTGGAGCCACCCAGATCCGTCGTGGAAGTTCGCTCTATTCTCTGCAAAGATGCACCCCGCCAGAAGAATTCTAGTTTCTACTATTGA
- the LOC100286116 gene encoding Protein CURVATURE THYLAKOID 1D chloroplastic, translated as MELCVSTTASVRATAAPISFAPPRRGASASTALPLHRRIPTRGWCCASAAVPDPAPSEELASASYTVVVADKPDSPADDKVDEVSAAPSGSAEAPVAEPVSSEASPSPSTDDGGLDEILSKLNIEVTPILILTGSGAFVALWILSSVVSAVDSVPLLPKLLELVGTGYSIWFTARHLLFKESRDGMFAKFKDIKERII; from the exons ATGGAGCTCTGCGTCTCTACCACTGCCTCCGTCCGCGCCACCGCCGCGCCCATatccttcgccccgccccggcgaGGCGCGTCTGCTTCCACCGCCCTCCCGCTCCACCGCCGAATCCCAACTCGAG GCTGGTGTTGCGCCAGCGCGGCCGTGCCTGACCCGGCGCCCTCCGAAGAGCTCGCATCCGCCTCCTACACCGTCGTCGTCGCGGACAAGCCCGATTCGCCTGCCGATGACAAGGTCGACGAGGTTAGCGCCGCGCCTAGTGGCTCCGCGGAGGCGCCCGTAGCAGAACCGGTGTCATCAGAggcgtccccgtccccgtccACGGATGACGGCGGTCTGGATGAGATACTAAGCAAG TTGAACATTGAAGTGACTCCGATTTTAATCCTCACTGGATCTGGTGCCTTTGTTGCTTTATGGATCCTATCTTCTGTTGTTTCTGCAGTTGATTCAGTCCCCCTG CTCCCAAAATTGCTGGAATTAGTAGGAACTGGTTACTCAATTTGGTTCACCGCACGGCATCTCCTTTTCAAG GAAAGCAGAGATGGCATGTTTGCAAAGTTCAAGGATATCAAAGAGAGGATCATTTGA